In Epilithonimonas zeae, a single window of DNA contains:
- a CDS encoding carboxy terminal-processing peptidase, whose translation MFKKIKFKKLLMFAPLMTLMFCFNSPQNDDEKMQTIMVSVKNTLSYLHYSPKPINDAYSQDVYDKYFEGVDASKRYFLQSDMDEFKKHYTKLDDYLNQGNLVFYKLTIDRLYQRVDEIDKMTQDILSKPINLDEDDVLTIEPKKRVNPVDAKQQREEWKKYIKYNILQEIETLTSKEEAQKKKKDSVVNNKLPDTIKYAPLSMEKKREKATAEVKDLITDSFRRFKKRKKMDWFTVYMNAYTEVFDPHTNYFSPKNKEEFDMQFTGKVIGIGALIQEKRGYLYLGELTIGAPAWKSKQLTSGDKILKVKSKPNEEPVNVVGMLSDEAVRLIRGEKGTPVTLTVEKKDKTIKEVTMIREEVAIEDTFARSIVVNSKNGKKYGFIYLPSFNVDFEDPTGRNASDDIKAELIKLKKENVEGIILDLRSNGGGSLTEVGDIMGLFMNAGPYVQVKDSRGKIQVLSNKSNEPIWTGPLVVMQNELSASASEILAGAFQDYGRAAVIGSPSSFGKGTVQTFVELNRFLNTNDDFGALKLTIQKFYRVSGESTQRKGVEADLKMKDFFSYAEVGERFDQFALPWDKIETTSYKKLTGLNVPQLQAELDKQLVDNNNYKMLQESAEWKEALDKEETITLNQTKFNELMKTRKAQIDKFKGLDKFNNGLKFTIHPDEAERIKKDEAFAKKTENWRKNLERDFYLEETVDVLSKIK comes from the coding sequence ATGTTCAAAAAAATCAAGTTCAAGAAACTACTGATGTTTGCGCCGCTGATGACGCTGATGTTCTGTTTCAACTCTCCTCAAAATGATGATGAAAAAATGCAGACCATTATGGTAAGCGTGAAAAATACTCTTTCTTATCTTCATTATAGTCCAAAACCTATCAACGATGCTTATTCTCAGGATGTTTATGATAAATATTTTGAAGGCGTAGATGCTTCCAAAAGATACTTTTTGCAATCTGATATGGATGAGTTCAAAAAGCATTACACAAAACTGGATGATTACCTTAACCAAGGAAATCTTGTTTTCTATAAACTCACAATTGACAGACTTTATCAGCGTGTAGATGAGATTGATAAAATGACTCAGGATATCCTTTCCAAACCAATCAATTTGGATGAGGATGATGTTTTAACCATCGAACCAAAGAAAAGAGTTAATCCTGTTGATGCTAAACAACAGCGTGAAGAATGGAAAAAATACATCAAGTATAATATCCTTCAGGAAATTGAGACATTGACAAGTAAAGAAGAAGCTCAGAAAAAGAAAAAAGATTCTGTTGTAAACAACAAACTTCCAGATACGATAAAATACGCGCCACTTTCTATGGAAAAGAAGCGTGAAAAAGCGACTGCAGAAGTTAAAGATTTGATTACAGATTCTTTCAGAAGATTCAAGAAGAGAAAAAAGATGGACTGGTTTACAGTTTATATGAATGCTTATACCGAAGTTTTTGACCCGCACACCAATTATTTCTCTCCGAAAAATAAAGAAGAATTCGATATGCAATTCACTGGAAAAGTGATTGGCATCGGAGCTTTAATCCAAGAAAAAAGAGGTTATTTATATCTTGGAGAATTGACAATCGGTGCGCCAGCTTGGAAATCAAAACAATTAACTTCTGGCGATAAAATCCTTAAGGTAAAATCAAAACCAAACGAAGAACCCGTTAACGTTGTCGGAATGTTATCTGACGAAGCTGTAAGACTAATCCGAGGTGAGAAAGGAACACCTGTAACTTTGACTGTTGAGAAAAAAGATAAAACCATCAAGGAAGTAACAATGATTCGTGAAGAAGTAGCTATTGAAGATACTTTTGCAAGAAGTATTGTTGTTAATTCTAAAAATGGTAAAAAATACGGATTCATTTATCTGCCAAGTTTCAACGTAGATTTTGAAGACCCAACAGGTAGAAATGCTTCTGACGACATCAAAGCAGAATTAATCAAACTTAAAAAAGAAAATGTAGAAGGAATTATCCTTGACCTTAGAAGCAATGGCGGAGGTTCTTTAACCGAAGTTGGTGACATTATGGGGTTATTTATGAACGCTGGTCCTTATGTTCAGGTAAAAGACAGCAGAGGAAAAATCCAAGTTCTTAGTAATAAATCGAATGAGCCAATCTGGACAGGTCCGTTGGTAGTGATGCAAAACGAATTATCGGCTTCCGCTTCAGAAATCCTTGCGGGAGCTTTCCAAGATTATGGAAGAGCGGCTGTGATTGGCTCGCCAAGTTCTTTCGGAAAAGGAACGGTTCAGACTTTTGTAGAGCTTAACAGATTTCTGAATACGAACGACGATTTCGGAGCTTTAAAACTGACGATTCAAAAATTCTACAGAGTTTCCGGAGAATCGACTCAGAGAAAAGGTGTAGAAGCGGATCTTAAAATGAAAGATTTCTTCTCTTATGCAGAAGTTGGAGAACGTTTTGACCAATTCGCTTTGCCTTGGGACAAAATCGAAACGACTTCTTATAAAAAATTGACCGGACTTAATGTTCCTCAATTGCAAGCAGAATTAGACAAACAATTGGTGGATAACAACAATTATAAAATGTTACAAGAATCTGCTGAATGGAAGGAAGCGCTTGATAAAGAAGAAACCATCACTCTGAACCAAACAAAATTCAATGAGCTGATGAAAACGCGTAAAGCGCAGATTGACAAGTTCAAAGGTTTGGATAAATTCAATAACGGGTTGAAATTTACCATTCATCCTGACGAAGCAGAACGAATTAAAAAAGACGAAGCATTTGCTAAGAAAACCGAAAACTGGAGAAAAAATCTTGAACGAGATTTCTATCTGGAAGAAACGGTAGATGTGCTTTCGAAAATCAAATAA